actataaaagtgtgcaataaaaagaaatcaagttttttgtcaatatatacatacattaaaaaaaacaatgactcGACATTTTTGAGAAACATATTCCTCACAaaagcataattataaaatactcaGGTGGAAAAAAAGTGCATACTAACCTAAATGTTGTTAAAGAAAAACTATATCGTTCAGAAGCCATCTCAAAGCTTTATAAACTTGAAATTCCGAAACAACTTTTTGTAGTTGAAAGATGGACCCGGTAACGATCGGATAGTTTGGTTTGTCATGTAGAATGAAAGTAGTAGTTTCTAATTTACTGAAGTAATAGGGCTTTTTTccctaaaaataatgtttacattaaaaatgaatttacattaaaaaacatttgtgtgaaattaaatgtagaaaatgtaataatatttcattctagatGATCATTTTTAGTGATTAAAGCAAGAAagaaacttttatcatttttaaataatattcgatatattcagaatttacaagaaataaatgaatgatatacatttcaaaacaaattaatctcttttgcttaaatatatagcttaacaatattcttattttcttgagatagtaaataaggaaaagattattattatttttactttcaaacatCCCTTAACTTTTAACtgtaagcaaaatattttgttgataaacgGTAACTGCTTTCAAATGTTGTTAGTGACAGGTATTTCGAAGAGGagacacttttttatttttattaaacatgccatgaattgattcaaattacttttgcactttgaaaagtgGAATATTTTTCAAGGTGATGAAATTGATGAGCACAATGACGCCCATTCAAATAGCTTCCAGTGTTATTGAAAAGCTACAAGAAGAAAATCGGATCGCTTTAGAAACACTTCACAAATCTCaaagtaacataaaaaatttgGAACATCAGTTATTAGAGAAGGAACAATTGATTAAAATACTACAAGACAGACTTCGTGCTGGTTCAAATAGTTTCCTTGAAATGAGCAACAGACAAAAAGAAATAACGATTAAACATTTAGAATTACAAATTCAGAAATTGcttcaagaaaataaagaacTAGAACAGGAAATAAATGCTCTGCAATCAGATATTTGTGCTGGGTGTGAAACCAAATATTTTAGTGTTCCTACTGAGAAAAAGGTAGCACCCAAATCGTCTCTGAAAAAACCAGTTACAAAAAATGTACCAGGAAAATCAACTTCTCAGTCTGGAGCTGAAAGTCGTGAAAAAATGTTGCAACGAATCATTGAGCATAAAGATAAGAGAATTCGTCACCTAtctaaagaaatacaaaaactctcgcaaactgaaaaagaattaaccaataaaatttatagattaaccaaattaattccaATGTCTCATATGCCTTCAGAAATTTTAACtgaatgtttattaaaagaaattcaatctcTCGAATCCCAGATTCAACTTAATAAAGGAGAACGTGGGAAATTGCCTCATGAAAATGATGTGATgagatttaaaaagtttgattctGATCCAATCCTTACATTGAAAGGATCAGGCATTACAAGCCAAAATGATAGTGCTATATCTAAAAAGGTGAGTAAAAAATCTAGTTCAAATTTAAAGCGGAAAGAAATTTCATACAGCGATTTCGGTAATGTGCAACAAGAAAATGTTACTCTTGTGTCAAATTTACATAAGTTGTATAATGATGTTTCTGAGTTGAAACAGTTATTTGCATCAGAGAATGAAAAATTGTATCAAACTGTTACTAAAGACTCTTTACGAAATGATATGTTAAGGACCCAATGGAAAGAAATTATGAGTAGATTGAACAATATTGCTGAAAGTATTCAGagtataataacaataaatccaGACTTCAAACAAAATGAGCCAACTGTTTCTAATGagtgtgaaaatattatattacgtTTGCAAGATAGATTAAGAGATTCTTTAGAACTAGCAACTcagtatgaaaatgaaaatgcaattttgaaggaaaatattgCTAAGTTAAAAAATCAGTTaacacaaaagaaagaaaatcagatATTTCAAAGTTCAACAATTGAATCATCTGAAGAAATTACTTCTTCAACAACTGTTCAGAAGCCTACTCATGGTGTTGATGATCATCAGCAATTAAAGAGTTTGTTAAGTTTAAAACAAAAGCAGCTAGATGCTGCGGAGAGCCATCTGAGAACTTGTCAAAATTTCATTGAGGAACTGCAGCGAAAGCATTTGGATTCTGATTGTATTCCTGATAAAAAGGATGCCTCAACTTATGTAAATTATCAGGTTGGTGAACTACCTCTTGGAGCCTTGATGACAAAATTAGAagttgctgaaaaaaatattaaaacatgcgAAGGTGTGATTGAAGGTCTGCAAAAAGTGATTCAGAATttggaagaagaaaatattagattaGAGTCAGATTTACATATGGCtaaatttaagaaagttttatCTGAAGCTAATAATAATCACACTGCTTGCTTGAAATCGCAATTAAGAGATGCTGAAGATGAAATGTCAGCTATTAATAATGAGAATAAAGAACTGAAAACTAAAGTTCATTCCTTGGAAGCAGATAATTTGactcttcaaaataatttagcacGTGTTAATGAAGAACTTGCTTCTTTACAGTCTGCAGCTAAAAGTAAAGTTAATTCCTTAGAAACAGATAATCTGACTCTCCAAAATAATTTAGTGCATGCTAACGAGGAACTTGCATCTTTAAAATCTGCaagtgaagaaaaattttcactTCAATCAAAGTTACATATTGCAGAGAAGCGTATTGAATCTctcgaa
The window above is part of the Argiope bruennichi chromosome 7, qqArgBrue1.1, whole genome shotgun sequence genome. Proteins encoded here:
- the LOC129975819 gene encoding centrosomal protein of 135 kDa-like; this encodes MKLMSTMTPIQIASSVIEKLQEENRIALETLHKSQSNIKNLEHQLLEKEQLIKILQDRLRAGSNSFLEMSNRQKEITIKHLELQIQKLLQENKELEQEINALQSDICAGCETKYFSVPTEKKVAPKSSLKKPVTKNVPGKSTSQSGAESREKMLQRIIEHKDKRIRHLSKEIQKLSQTEKELTNKIYRLTKLIPMSHMPSEILTECLLKEIQSLESQIQLNKGERGKLPHENDVMRFKKFDSDPILTLKGSGITSQNDSAISKKVSKKSSSNLKRKEISYSDFGNVQQENVTLVSNLHKLYNDVSELKQLFASENEKLYQTVTKDSLRNDMLRTQWKEIMSRLNNIAESIQSIITINPDFKQNEPTVSNECENIILRLQDRLRDSLELATQYENENAILKENIAKLKNQLTQKKENQIFQSSTIESSEEITSSTTVQKPTHGVDDHQQLKSLLSLKQKQLDAAESHLRTCQNFIEELQRKHLDSDCIPDKKDASTYVNYQVGELPLGALMTKLEVAEKNIKTCEGVIEGLQKVIQNLEEENIRLESDLHMAKFKKVLSEANNNHTACLKSQLRDAEDEMSAINNENKELKTKVHSLEADNLTLQNNLARVNEELASLQSAAKSKVNSLETDNLTLQNNLVHANEELASLKSASEEKFSLQSKLHIAEKRIESLENNIAKEQNAVEKLRQENTELKTKLQSIERENVLSKAYEDDVMSLRNNLILKEDEIRNLKESLHAFERKAYEMNHYRKTLRQEIEKLCDILLENTESSKSAANRKAIYKAAALHSAQALLRLDDDYNLQSDNDEQCDALEEMKHQVSVYLTEVSRIHELLTIKEQQRENLLKQYLDMNGQTDVPGFKSSHEVHFQEEAAISEIDSRPLTNSSSSSRGTTLGSSESGIHSADKNVQTEKNQSEHGILICSPSETVLKNVQEELETSKSITTYLLTKCSQLEDLLEKERTEYAKCEKEIEMYKNTIKDLKNQLSVKSNVAKRLNTLIEMMRSKECNDEITVEQLKSEIKWLVNENQKVFEKITATQAELYRCKEENSRIQNDLDSLKRQLINEKYEHAKVNNELKHLRVQISNSQSSTLNDI